The DNA sequence GAAGGCCATCAAAATTAAAAACAAGCTGGTTAGCTTAAAAAATAATTGTTTTCTTTTCATGAAATTTGAATTTAGTTGTTATTTCAAATGGTTATTTTTTAGAGGCATTTATCATCACTAATTATTCTCTCTTCAAATAAACATTTTCAGTTATTATGGTATTTAAACAAAAATATTCAATTCAACACAACTTTATTGACACCATTGTTCCCATTTATAGTTCCTGATGTGACATTTTAGCACGCATGTTTCAAAAAACAACATTTGTGCTAACTTTATTAATTTTTCAATTTTATCCAACCTACTATAATTAGCGTAACAAAGAATAAATGGGCTTGTATTGAATAAATAATTTTATGAGATCTATCTTATCACGAGTTAGATAAAACTAAATTAGAAAGCAATTAAATTTTAAATACGAGATACTTCAATACTAAATATTTTCATAATTAAACACATGTAGCAACTCAAACTTAAATATTAATATATTGACTTTAATAAAAACAGACATTAAGATTATTTATACAACCCAAAAACAGTCCTGTTTAAAATTATCCATTTTACTTATGATTAATATAATTATACCTTAAAAATTCTCTAACCACTACAAATGCAACAATGATTTTATTAAATAATAAAAAGCGACCCCTTTTCCTTGAAAAAAGATCGCTTTATTTGTGTTAGTTGGTAAAAAAATAGTGATACAATTCTACCCTAAGAGTATAGGTTCTTATTTTTTAATCATTTTTTCAACACTTAAGGCCCCTAATACATTTTTAACATGTACAAAGTAAACACCTGTTTGAAAAGCAGACGTATCAACTGTTAAACTATTTGAGTTTACATTTTCGCTATTAAAAATCATACTTCCATTTATAGAAAATACTTTTACATTGCTTATTTCAGTATCAGGAGTTTGTATAACAAAAGACTCTTGAGCTGGGTTTGGATACAAGCTAACTACATTGTTTTGCACATCAAAATTTGAAGTACTAAGAGTAAGGTCATTATTTATAATTAATCGAGGTGCATAAACCCCAGCTTTACTAGAAAAGGTAACTGTGTTATTAACAACGTCAAGATCTTCTAAAGCAAAAGAAATAATTTGATCTCCATCAAGTTCTGTTTTAACATATTCCGTAACATCCCAATCCTTTTCTGTACCTATATCTGAACCAGTAATACCTACAACACTACTTATTGCACCTCCACTTGCTGGAGCAGTTTCCCAAGTAACATCGTGTTCATCCCAAGCAGTATCATCTGTTAATTCAGATACAGTTACTGTAACAGGATCAGCTTTGTTTTTTTGCACATCAGCTACATGGACTCGAAGTTTTGCATCAGTCACATCATCACCAGATAAACCAGATTCTGTTAGATTAAATTTAATCAAGGTTTTTCTAATCAAATCTGTTCTACCTGTACTACCTACTTTTACCAAAAGCTCTGGGTTTTCGTTACCTCCGTCTTGATTATAATTGATTGTATGTTCTTTATCATTTTCATCCGATCCTTGCACATAAACGTCGTCACTCGCAATAAAAGATTGTGCATTCATGCTTGCAGTAAATAATATCACTGCTAAAAAAAGTAATGTTTTTTTCATAATGTTTAGTTTTAAATTTATTTATTGGATTTAATTAAGTTATTTTAATGTTGGCAAAAAAAATAAGTATCTAATTAGTAATCAAATATATAATAACAACCAGTTTTTTATTAGCACACATATTACCAATACTTTGTGCAAATGTTCCATGGTAGTAAATATGTTTCACGAAACAACATTTGTATTAATTTTACGGAATATTGGCTTTCACTTTTTTTATAAATACACTAACTTTTATATAGTTATATTATTTAATATTTATAAAACTTAGCCAAGCAGTATTTTTATACAACTGCTTGACTTTAGTTTTTAGTGTGTTTAGGTTTTTATTAATTTTTTAACGCTGGTTGCATGTTGCGTATCTGTAACTTGAACAAAATAAACACCCGATTGAAGACTACTAACATCAACGCTTAATGTTTTAGAGTTAACATTTTGATTATTAAAAAGCATGCTCCCATTAATTGAAATTATTTTTACACTTTTAATCTCTGAATTAGGTGATTGTATTACAAATGCATCTTGGG is a window from the Pseudalgibacter alginicilyticus genome containing:
- a CDS encoding DUF7594 domain-containing protein; this encodes MKKTLLFLAVILFTASMNAQSFIASDDVYVQGSDENDKEHTINYNQDGGNENPELLVKVGSTGRTDLIRKTLIKFNLTESGLSGDDVTDAKLRVHVADVQKNKADPVTVTVSELTDDTAWDEHDVTWETAPASGGAISSVVGITGSDIGTEKDWDVTEYVKTELDGDQIISFALEDLDVVNNTVTFSSKAGVYAPRLIINNDLTLSTSNFDVQNNVVSLYPNPAQESFVIQTPDTEISNVKVFSINGSMIFNSENVNSNSLTVDTSAFQTGVYFVHVKNVLGALSVEKMIKK